In Polynucleobacter arcticus, the following proteins share a genomic window:
- a CDS encoding transporter substrate-binding domain-containing protein: protein MKRLFLIFLATILSFGIIACSKGTSSKEIKVAVSPASPPMLFDQNGQIVGVDMDIFQGYCKARGCTIKVTPYDWQGMLGAVSSGQADVAFSGISITDKRKEAMDFSQPYYDNSWHLVSTKSKNIQITDLNQLKKYSIGYPRGMAYDDLIRNELEPKGYYSLSKVKLYPSYAEVVTDLQNGNLDLAFIEEPVFMNYKNKLKLPLESAYVFKGYDKLGFAFAKGSKLRDDFDKYLTELGPEKIKAILDKWMN, encoded by the coding sequence ATGAAGCGCCTTTTTTTAATATTTTTAGCCACCATCTTGAGCTTCGGAATCATTGCATGCTCAAAGGGGACGAGTTCGAAAGAGATTAAGGTGGCTGTATCGCCAGCATCTCCACCCATGCTATTTGATCAAAATGGTCAGATCGTGGGCGTCGATATGGATATTTTTCAAGGTTATTGCAAGGCTCGTGGTTGCACCATCAAAGTCACTCCATATGATTGGCAGGGGATGCTAGGGGCAGTTTCTAGCGGTCAAGCAGACGTCGCTTTCTCTGGTATTTCGATTACCGATAAACGTAAAGAAGCAATGGATTTTTCTCAGCCGTATTACGATAACTCTTGGCATTTAGTGAGTACTAAAAGTAAAAATATTCAGATTACAGACTTGAACCAGCTTAAGAAATATTCAATTGGCTATCCACGTGGCATGGCTTACGATGATTTAATCAGAAATGAACTTGAACCCAAGGGTTATTACTCTTTAAGCAAAGTAAAACTGTATCCCTCTTATGCCGAAGTAGTGACTGATCTTCAGAATGGAAATCTTGATTTGGCCTTCATCGAAGAGCCTGTTTTCATGAACTATAAAAATAAACTGAAGCTGCCGCTAGAAAGTGCCTATGTCTTTAAGGGCTATGATAAGTTGGGATTTGCTTTTGCTAAAGGATCAAAGTTGCGGGATGATTTTGACAAATACCTTACTGAATTAGGCCCTGAGAAA